The following are from one region of the Apostichopus japonicus isolate 1M-3 chromosome 17, ASM3797524v1, whole genome shotgun sequence genome:
- the LOC139984180 gene encoding uncharacterized protein isoform X1, whose amino-acid sequence MCTGSCDLALTSYFFSSTWSCLSQFSCRRVFPVKSISFTNLISTMDRKKAARKRKSPKAVTTKGRSSNGSTKSHKSTKSGGTPLWQMLLGFTLVVVAGVAAAIALGVISVDEIKDSPVWISAKAFVDQALGKDGPDTGPGGKQDPPKAKAEEVIEDVEVKEASEDIAAEESNGDEAETILEEKAEEIPLEEEQDDSEPIEEPTKDSDIPVEQTEDVEEEPVEEKVEDEPVEETAEDSDIPVEQTEEVEDEPAEETAEDSDIPVEQTEEDEPAEETAEDSDIPVEQTEEVEDEPAEETAEDSDIPVEQTEEDEPAEETAEDSDIPVEQTEEEVKEEPVEEKVEDEPAEETAEDSDILVEQTEEVEEEPVEEKVEDELVEEIAEDSDIPVDQTKEEVEEEPVEEQIEDEPVQETAEDSDILVEQTEEETEDEPVEETAEDSDIPIEQTEEEVEEQPVEEKVEDEPAEETSEDSAIPVEQTKEEAEEEPVEENVEDEPAEETAKDSDIPIEQTEEEVEEEPVEEKVDDEPAEQTAEDSVEQTEEVEEEPVEEKVEDEPAKETVEDSDIPVEQTEEKEVEEEPVQEKVDDEPAEETTKDSDIPVEEKEVEEEPVQEKVDDEPAEETAKDSDIPVEQKEEEEVEEEPVQEKVHDEAAEETAKDSDIPVEQKEEVEEEPAEEIVHDEPAEDTAKDSDIPVEQKEEEEVEEEPVQEKVDDEPVEELAKDSDIPVEQKEEVEEEPVEEKVDDEPVEETAEDSDIPVEQTEEVEEEPVEEKVEDEPAEETAEDSDIPVEQTEEVVEEPVEVKVEDEPVEETAEDSDVPVEQKEEVDEEPVEEKVDDEPVEETPEDSDIPVEQTKEKEDEPVEEKVEDEPAEATAEDSDIPVEQTEEVVEDEPAKETAEDNDIPVEQTGEGQSEDSKDDEELNQDDEEKETDESLVTPRRGGLDKAEPKEDEEEEEAETRDPLMSAEDQKISKEIVAAEKLLQQKKTEPALRKFEGLIQKHPLSPRARYGRAQALDQLAEEQRSNELLKSAIIAYGEVKDALNCPDEVKKAAMRRRAERMSFMGKTRAAADVLQSLSQEFPEDLKIRKELGVQYLIMGQDDRAKPCFEQVLKVAPNDGFAKVHLGFIVKREGNFDEAIQLLEEGLASKEEGTSEGKYFFHLGDAYQRTGRINEAYRVYEDAAQRGLFRSAMQRSLYNVDNLHGQPWWTAKEAKIESAVKKLEDNWKVIQKEALALMNKETKLFEAEEESLQDTGDWKQYMLYMRGTKDQKGCSRTPKTCEIIDSIPDSAGCKRGQVKFSVMHPGTHVWPHTGPTNCRLRSHLGLVVPGGSRIRVVNETRTWEEGKVLIFDDSFEHEVWQEAETYRLVLIVDFWHPELTENQKRYLSPI is encoded by the exons ATGTGCACAGGGTCTTGTGACCTGGCATTGACCTCATATTTCTTCTCTTCAACGTGGTCCTGTCTCTCGCAATTTTCTTGTCGACGTGTTTTCCCCGTGAAGTCAATTTCATTTACTAATTTAATCAGCACAATGGATAGGAAAAAGGCTgcaagaaaaaggaaaagcCCAAAAGCAGTTACGACGAAAG GGAGAAGTTCTAATGGATCAACAAAGTCACACAAATCCACTAAGTCAGGAGGAACTCCTCTATGGCAGATGCTCCTTGGGTTTACATTGGTTGTGGTAGCAGGTGTAGCTGCTGCTATTGCACTGGGTGTCATCTCTGTTGATGAAATTAAAG ACAGTCCAGTATGGATCAGTGCCAAAGCTTTCGTGGATCAAGCTCTGGGGAAGGATGGACCGGATACTGGCCCGGGAGGGAAACAGGACCCACCTAAAGCAAAGGCTG AAGAAGTTATAGAAGATGTAGAAGTCAAAGAAGCTTCTGAGGATATAGCAGCTGAAGAATCCAATGGTGATGAAGCAGAAACGATTCTGGAAGAGAAAGCAGAGGAAATTCCTTTGGAAGAAGAACAAGATGATAGTGAACCCATTGAGGAACCAACAAAAGACAGTGACATTCCTGTTGAACAAACAGAAGATGTAGAAGAGGAACCTGTTGAGGAAAAAGTAGAAGATGAACCAGTTGAGGAAACAGCCGAAGACAGTGACATTCCTGTAGAACAaacagaagaagtagaagaTGAACCAGCTGAGGAAACAGCCGAAGACAGTGACATTCCTGTAGAACAAACAGAAGAAGATGAACCAGCTGAGGAAACAGCCGAAGACAGTGACATTCCTGTAGAACAaacagaagaagtagaagaTGAACCAGCTGAGGAAACAGCCGAAGACAGTGACATTCCTGTAGAACAAACAGAAGAAGATGAACCAGCTGAGGAAACAGCCGAAGACAGTGACATTCCTGTAGAACAAACAGAAGAAGAAGTAAAAGAGGAACCAGTTGAGGAAAAAGTAGAAGATGAACCAGCTGAGGAAACAGCAGAAGACAGTGACATTCTTGTAGAACAaacagaagaagtagaagaGGAACCAGTGGAGGAAAAAGTAGAAGATGAGCTAGTTGAAGAAATAGCAGAAGACAGTGACATTCCTGTAGaccaaacaaaagaagaagtagaagaggAACCAGTTGAGGAACAAATAGAAGATGAACCAGTTCAGGAAACAGCAGAAGACAGTGACATTCTTGTAGaacaaacagaagaagaaactgaaGATGAACCAGTCGAGGAAACAGCAGAAGATAGTGACATTCCTATAGAACAAACAGAAGAAGAAGTTGAAGAGCAACCAGTTGAGGAAAAAGTAGAAGATGAACCAGCTGAGGAAACATCAGAGGACAGTGCCATTCCTGTAgaacaaacaaaagaagaagctGAAGAGGAACCAGTTGAGGAAAATGTGGAAGATGAACCAGCTGAGGAAACAGCAAAAGACAGTGACATTCCTATAGAACAAACAGAAGAAGAAGTTGAAGAGGAACCAGTTGAGGAAAAAGTAGATGATGAACCAGCTGAGCAAACAGCAGAAGACAGTGTAGAACAAACAGAAGAAGTTGAAGAGGAACCAGTTGAGGAAAAAGTAGAAGATGAACCAGCTAAGGAAACAGTAGAAGACAGTGACATTCCTGTAGaacaaacagaagaaaaagaagttGAAGAGGAACCAGTTCAGGAAAAAGTAGATGATGAACCAGCTGAGGAAACAACCAAAGACAGTGACATTCCTGTAGAAGAAAAAGAAGTTGAAGAGGAACCAGTTCAGGAAAAAGTAGATGATGAACCAGCTGAGGAAACAGCCAAAGACAGTGACATTCCTGtagaacaaaaagaagaagaagaagttgaGGAGGAACCAGTTCAGGAGAAAGTACATGATGAAGCAGCTGAGGAAACAGCCAAAGACAGTGACATTCCTGtagaacaaaaagaagaagttgAAGAGGAACCAGCTGAGGAAATAGTACATGATGAACCAGCTGAGGACACAGCCAAAGACAGTGACATTCCTGtagaacaaaaagaagaagaagaagttgaAGAGGAACCAGTTCAGGAAAAAGTAGATGATGAACCAGTTGAGGAACTAGCCAAAGACAGTGACATTCCTGtagaacaaaaagaagaagtagaagaggAACCAGTTGAGGAAAAAGTAGATGATGAACCAGTCGAGGAAACAGCAGAAGACAGTGACATTCCTGTAGAACAaacagaagaagtagaagaGGAACCAGTTGAGGAAAAAGTAGAAGATGAACCAGCTGAGGAAACAGCAGAAGACAGTGACATTCCTGTAGAACAAACAGAAGAAGTAGTAGAGGAACCAGTCGAGGTAAAAGTAGAAGATGAACCAGTTGAGGAAACAGCAGAAGACAGTGATGTTCCTGtagaacaaaaagaagaagtggATGAGGAACCAGTGGAGGAAAAAGTAGATGATGAACCAGTTGAGGAAACACCAGAAGACAGTGACATTCCTGtagaacaaacaaaagaaaaagaagatgaaCCAGTTGAAGAAAAAGTAGAAGATGAACCAGCTGAGGCAACAGCCGAAGACAGTGACATTCCTGTAGAACAAACAGAAGAAGTTGTAGAAGATGAACCAGCTAAGGAAACAGCAGAAGACAATGACATTCCTGTAGAACAAACAGGAGAAGGGCAAAGTGAGGATAGCAAGGATGATGAGGAGCTCAACCAGGATGATGAAGAGAAAGAAACAGATGAATCCTTGGTTACAC CTCGGAGAGGCGGACTCGATAAAGCAGAACCAAAggaggacgaggaggaggaggaggctgAAACGAGAGATCCCTTGATGAGTGCCGAGGATCAGAAGATCAGTAAGGAAATAGTAGCAGCTGAAAAGTTACTGCAACAG AAAAAGACAGAGCCTGCACTTCGTAAATTTGAAGGCTTGATCCAGAAGCATCCTTTAAGCCCAAGGGCCCGATACGGGCGGGCTCAGGCTCTCGACCAGCTGGCCGAAGAACAGCGCAGCAATGAACTCCTTAAAAG TGCCATTATTGCATATGGTGAAGTTAAGGATGCTCTGAACTGCCCTGATGAAGTTAAAAAGGCAGCAATGAGGAGACGGGCTGAACGTATGTCTTTCATGG GTAAAACTAGAGCAGCTGCTGATGTTCTACAGAGTCTCTCTCAAGAGTTTCCTGAAGATTTAAAGATCAGAAAAGAACTAGGAGTCCAATACCTCATCATGGGGCAAGATGACAGAGCTAAGCCTTGCTTTGAACAA GTTTTAAAAGTCGCTCCTAACGATGGCTTTGCTAAAGTTCACCTCGGATTCATCGTGAAGAGAGAGGGCAATTTTGACGAAGCGATTCAACTTCTGGAGGAAGGGCTCGCTTCCAAAGAGGAAGGAACCTCGGAAGGAAAATACTTCTTTCATCTCGGAGATGCTTATCAGAGAACAGGAAGAATAAACGAG GCTTACAGAGTATACGAGGATGCGGCTCAGAGAGGCTTGTTCAGGTCAGCGATGCAGAGGTCACTGTACAACGTGGACAACTTGCACGGGCAGCCGTGGTGGACTGCCAAGGAAGCCAAGATTGAATCGGCTGTAAAG AAATTAGAGGATAACTGGAAGGTAATTCAAAAAGAAGCTTTAGCTCTCATGAATAAAGAAACCAAGCTGTTTGAGGCAGAAGAGGAGAGTTTACAAGATACAGGGGATTGGAAGCAATACATGTTATACATGAGAG GTACAAAGGATCAGAAGGGCTGTTCAAGGACA
- the LOC139984180 gene encoding uncharacterized protein isoform X2, which translates to MCTGSCDLALTSYFFSSTWSCLSQFSCRRVFPVKSISFTNLISTMDRKKAARKRKSPKAVTTKGRSSNGSTKSHKSTKSGGTPLWQMLLGFTLVVVAGVAAAIALGVISVDEIKDSPVWISAKAFVDQALGKDGPDTGPGGKQDPPKAKAEVIEDVEVKEASEDIAAEESNGDEAETILEEKAEEIPLEEEQDDSEPIEEPTKDSDIPVEQTEDVEEEPVEEKVEDEPVEETAEDSDIPVEQTEEVEDEPAEETAEDSDIPVEQTEEDEPAEETAEDSDIPVEQTEEVEDEPAEETAEDSDIPVEQTEEDEPAEETAEDSDIPVEQTEEEVKEEPVEEKVEDEPAEETAEDSDILVEQTEEVEEEPVEEKVEDELVEEIAEDSDIPVDQTKEEVEEEPVEEQIEDEPVQETAEDSDILVEQTEEETEDEPVEETAEDSDIPIEQTEEEVEEQPVEEKVEDEPAEETSEDSAIPVEQTKEEAEEEPVEENVEDEPAEETAKDSDIPIEQTEEEVEEEPVEEKVDDEPAEQTAEDSVEQTEEVEEEPVEEKVEDEPAKETVEDSDIPVEQTEEKEVEEEPVQEKVDDEPAEETTKDSDIPVEEKEVEEEPVQEKVDDEPAEETAKDSDIPVEQKEEEEVEEEPVQEKVHDEAAEETAKDSDIPVEQKEEVEEEPAEEIVHDEPAEDTAKDSDIPVEQKEEEEVEEEPVQEKVDDEPVEELAKDSDIPVEQKEEVEEEPVEEKVDDEPVEETAEDSDIPVEQTEEVEEEPVEEKVEDEPAEETAEDSDIPVEQTEEVVEEPVEVKVEDEPVEETAEDSDVPVEQKEEVDEEPVEEKVDDEPVEETPEDSDIPVEQTKEKEDEPVEEKVEDEPAEATAEDSDIPVEQTEEVVEDEPAKETAEDNDIPVEQTGEGQSEDSKDDEELNQDDEEKETDESLVTPRRGGLDKAEPKEDEEEEEAETRDPLMSAEDQKISKEIVAAEKLLQQKKTEPALRKFEGLIQKHPLSPRARYGRAQALDQLAEEQRSNELLKSAIIAYGEVKDALNCPDEVKKAAMRRRAERMSFMGKTRAAADVLQSLSQEFPEDLKIRKELGVQYLIMGQDDRAKPCFEQVLKVAPNDGFAKVHLGFIVKREGNFDEAIQLLEEGLASKEEGTSEGKYFFHLGDAYQRTGRINEAYRVYEDAAQRGLFRSAMQRSLYNVDNLHGQPWWTAKEAKIESAVKKLEDNWKVIQKEALALMNKETKLFEAEEESLQDTGDWKQYMLYMRGTKDQKGCSRTPKTCEIIDSIPDSAGCKRGQVKFSVMHPGTHVWPHTGPTNCRLRSHLGLVVPGGSRIRVVNETRTWEEGKVLIFDDSFEHEVWQEAETYRLVLIVDFWHPELTENQKRYLSPI; encoded by the exons ATGTGCACAGGGTCTTGTGACCTGGCATTGACCTCATATTTCTTCTCTTCAACGTGGTCCTGTCTCTCGCAATTTTCTTGTCGACGTGTTTTCCCCGTGAAGTCAATTTCATTTACTAATTTAATCAGCACAATGGATAGGAAAAAGGCTgcaagaaaaaggaaaagcCCAAAAGCAGTTACGACGAAAG GGAGAAGTTCTAATGGATCAACAAAGTCACACAAATCCACTAAGTCAGGAGGAACTCCTCTATGGCAGATGCTCCTTGGGTTTACATTGGTTGTGGTAGCAGGTGTAGCTGCTGCTATTGCACTGGGTGTCATCTCTGTTGATGAAATTAAAG ACAGTCCAGTATGGATCAGTGCCAAAGCTTTCGTGGATCAAGCTCTGGGGAAGGATGGACCGGATACTGGCCCGGGAGGGAAACAGGACCCACCTAAAGCAAAGGCTG AAGTTATAGAAGATGTAGAAGTCAAAGAAGCTTCTGAGGATATAGCAGCTGAAGAATCCAATGGTGATGAAGCAGAAACGATTCTGGAAGAGAAAGCAGAGGAAATTCCTTTGGAAGAAGAACAAGATGATAGTGAACCCATTGAGGAACCAACAAAAGACAGTGACATTCCTGTTGAACAAACAGAAGATGTAGAAGAGGAACCTGTTGAGGAAAAAGTAGAAGATGAACCAGTTGAGGAAACAGCCGAAGACAGTGACATTCCTGTAGAACAaacagaagaagtagaagaTGAACCAGCTGAGGAAACAGCCGAAGACAGTGACATTCCTGTAGAACAAACAGAAGAAGATGAACCAGCTGAGGAAACAGCCGAAGACAGTGACATTCCTGTAGAACAaacagaagaagtagaagaTGAACCAGCTGAGGAAACAGCCGAAGACAGTGACATTCCTGTAGAACAAACAGAAGAAGATGAACCAGCTGAGGAAACAGCCGAAGACAGTGACATTCCTGTAGAACAAACAGAAGAAGAAGTAAAAGAGGAACCAGTTGAGGAAAAAGTAGAAGATGAACCAGCTGAGGAAACAGCAGAAGACAGTGACATTCTTGTAGAACAaacagaagaagtagaagaGGAACCAGTGGAGGAAAAAGTAGAAGATGAGCTAGTTGAAGAAATAGCAGAAGACAGTGACATTCCTGTAGaccaaacaaaagaagaagtagaagaggAACCAGTTGAGGAACAAATAGAAGATGAACCAGTTCAGGAAACAGCAGAAGACAGTGACATTCTTGTAGaacaaacagaagaagaaactgaaGATGAACCAGTCGAGGAAACAGCAGAAGATAGTGACATTCCTATAGAACAAACAGAAGAAGAAGTTGAAGAGCAACCAGTTGAGGAAAAAGTAGAAGATGAACCAGCTGAGGAAACATCAGAGGACAGTGCCATTCCTGTAgaacaaacaaaagaagaagctGAAGAGGAACCAGTTGAGGAAAATGTGGAAGATGAACCAGCTGAGGAAACAGCAAAAGACAGTGACATTCCTATAGAACAAACAGAAGAAGAAGTTGAAGAGGAACCAGTTGAGGAAAAAGTAGATGATGAACCAGCTGAGCAAACAGCAGAAGACAGTGTAGAACAAACAGAAGAAGTTGAAGAGGAACCAGTTGAGGAAAAAGTAGAAGATGAACCAGCTAAGGAAACAGTAGAAGACAGTGACATTCCTGTAGaacaaacagaagaaaaagaagttGAAGAGGAACCAGTTCAGGAAAAAGTAGATGATGAACCAGCTGAGGAAACAACCAAAGACAGTGACATTCCTGTAGAAGAAAAAGAAGTTGAAGAGGAACCAGTTCAGGAAAAAGTAGATGATGAACCAGCTGAGGAAACAGCCAAAGACAGTGACATTCCTGtagaacaaaaagaagaagaagaagttgaGGAGGAACCAGTTCAGGAGAAAGTACATGATGAAGCAGCTGAGGAAACAGCCAAAGACAGTGACATTCCTGtagaacaaaaagaagaagttgAAGAGGAACCAGCTGAGGAAATAGTACATGATGAACCAGCTGAGGACACAGCCAAAGACAGTGACATTCCTGtagaacaaaaagaagaagaagaagttgaAGAGGAACCAGTTCAGGAAAAAGTAGATGATGAACCAGTTGAGGAACTAGCCAAAGACAGTGACATTCCTGtagaacaaaaagaagaagtagaagaggAACCAGTTGAGGAAAAAGTAGATGATGAACCAGTCGAGGAAACAGCAGAAGACAGTGACATTCCTGTAGAACAaacagaagaagtagaagaGGAACCAGTTGAGGAAAAAGTAGAAGATGAACCAGCTGAGGAAACAGCAGAAGACAGTGACATTCCTGTAGAACAAACAGAAGAAGTAGTAGAGGAACCAGTCGAGGTAAAAGTAGAAGATGAACCAGTTGAGGAAACAGCAGAAGACAGTGATGTTCCTGtagaacaaaaagaagaagtggATGAGGAACCAGTGGAGGAAAAAGTAGATGATGAACCAGTTGAGGAAACACCAGAAGACAGTGACATTCCTGtagaacaaacaaaagaaaaagaagatgaaCCAGTTGAAGAAAAAGTAGAAGATGAACCAGCTGAGGCAACAGCCGAAGACAGTGACATTCCTGTAGAACAAACAGAAGAAGTTGTAGAAGATGAACCAGCTAAGGAAACAGCAGAAGACAATGACATTCCTGTAGAACAAACAGGAGAAGGGCAAAGTGAGGATAGCAAGGATGATGAGGAGCTCAACCAGGATGATGAAGAGAAAGAAACAGATGAATCCTTGGTTACAC CTCGGAGAGGCGGACTCGATAAAGCAGAACCAAAggaggacgaggaggaggaggaggctgAAACGAGAGATCCCTTGATGAGTGCCGAGGATCAGAAGATCAGTAAGGAAATAGTAGCAGCTGAAAAGTTACTGCAACAG AAAAAGACAGAGCCTGCACTTCGTAAATTTGAAGGCTTGATCCAGAAGCATCCTTTAAGCCCAAGGGCCCGATACGGGCGGGCTCAGGCTCTCGACCAGCTGGCCGAAGAACAGCGCAGCAATGAACTCCTTAAAAG TGCCATTATTGCATATGGTGAAGTTAAGGATGCTCTGAACTGCCCTGATGAAGTTAAAAAGGCAGCAATGAGGAGACGGGCTGAACGTATGTCTTTCATGG GTAAAACTAGAGCAGCTGCTGATGTTCTACAGAGTCTCTCTCAAGAGTTTCCTGAAGATTTAAAGATCAGAAAAGAACTAGGAGTCCAATACCTCATCATGGGGCAAGATGACAGAGCTAAGCCTTGCTTTGAACAA GTTTTAAAAGTCGCTCCTAACGATGGCTTTGCTAAAGTTCACCTCGGATTCATCGTGAAGAGAGAGGGCAATTTTGACGAAGCGATTCAACTTCTGGAGGAAGGGCTCGCTTCCAAAGAGGAAGGAACCTCGGAAGGAAAATACTTCTTTCATCTCGGAGATGCTTATCAGAGAACAGGAAGAATAAACGAG GCTTACAGAGTATACGAGGATGCGGCTCAGAGAGGCTTGTTCAGGTCAGCGATGCAGAGGTCACTGTACAACGTGGACAACTTGCACGGGCAGCCGTGGTGGACTGCCAAGGAAGCCAAGATTGAATCGGCTGTAAAG AAATTAGAGGATAACTGGAAGGTAATTCAAAAAGAAGCTTTAGCTCTCATGAATAAAGAAACCAAGCTGTTTGAGGCAGAAGAGGAGAGTTTACAAGATACAGGGGATTGGAAGCAATACATGTTATACATGAGAG GTACAAAGGATCAGAAGGGCTGTTCAAGGACA